The Streptomyces sp. NBC_00691 genome has a segment encoding these proteins:
- a CDS encoding RNA polymerase sigma factor SigF, translating to MRRGDATAGIPEQQARPYEVATEQADQMSEHEQHHEVPETTPGVSEAPRGPARAEGSSEAGGTVAASAETATGAVAGTATEPVAGPVAETEKAEDGDEPDDAPDVPAVPDPHDRSGARALFITLRELPEGSPEKAELRNQLVRMHLPLVEHLARRFRNRGEPLDDLTQVATIGLIKSVDRFDPERGVEFSTYATPTVVGEIKRHFRDKGWAVRVPRRLQELRLSLTTATAELSQQHGRSPTVHELAERLGISEEEVLEGLESANAYSTLSLDVPDTDDESPAVADTLGAEDEALEGVEYRESLKPLLEDLPPREKRILLLRFFGNMTQSQIAQEVGISQMHVSRLLARTLAQLREKLLVEE from the coding sequence GATGAGCGAGCACGAGCAGCACCACGAGGTTCCCGAGACGACGCCGGGCGTCTCCGAGGCCCCCCGGGGGCCCGCGCGTGCGGAGGGCTCCTCCGAGGCGGGCGGCACCGTGGCGGCGAGCGCGGAGACGGCCACCGGGGCCGTCGCCGGGACGGCCACGGAGCCGGTCGCGGGACCGGTCGCGGAGACGGAGAAGGCGGAGGACGGGGACGAGCCGGACGACGCCCCCGACGTCCCCGCCGTCCCGGACCCGCACGACCGGAGCGGCGCCCGCGCGCTCTTCATCACACTGCGTGAGCTGCCCGAGGGTTCCCCGGAGAAGGCCGAGCTGCGCAACCAGCTGGTGCGGATGCACCTGCCGCTGGTCGAGCACCTGGCCCGGCGCTTCCGCAACCGCGGCGAGCCGCTGGACGACCTGACGCAGGTCGCGACCATCGGCCTGATCAAGTCGGTGGACCGGTTCGACCCTGAGCGCGGCGTCGAGTTCTCGACGTACGCGACCCCCACGGTCGTCGGCGAGATCAAGCGCCACTTCCGGGACAAGGGCTGGGCGGTCCGGGTGCCTCGCCGGCTCCAGGAGCTGCGGCTCTCGCTGACCACGGCGACGGCGGAGCTCTCCCAGCAGCACGGCCGCTCGCCGACCGTGCACGAGCTGGCCGAGCGGCTCGGGATCTCGGAGGAGGAGGTCCTGGAGGGCCTGGAGTCGGCGAACGCCTACTCGACGCTCTCCCTGGACGTCCCCGACACGGACGACGAGTCGCCCGCCGTGGCGGACACCCTCGGCGCGGAGGACGAGGCCCTGGAGGGGGTCGAGTACCGCGAGTCCCTCAAGCCGCTGCTGGAGGACCTGCCGCCCCGGGAGAAGCGGATCCTGCTGCTTCGCTTCTTCGGGAACATGACCCAGTCGCAGATCGCGCAGGAGGTCGGCATCTCGCAGATGCACGTCTCCAGACTGCTCGCCCGGACGCTCGCGCAGCTGCGGGAGAAGCTCCTGGTGGAGGAGTAG